The sequence CCCACGGCTCGGCCATGTGCATCTATCTTTCGGCGGGCGACCCCGAGGGCGTGCAGCGTGAGTTGCTGGCGGGCGGCTTGCCCGAGGCCACTCTGGTGGTCATGGCCTACCGGGTGGGCTGGCCCGACGAGAAGGTCGTGGAGACCGAACTGGCCACGTTGGCCCAAACGGCGCGCGAAAACGACTTCACCCGCCAGACCGTTTTCCTGGTCCTCCCCGGTCAGGGGCGCGAAGACGCGGGCAAGGCCCGGTCGCTGCTCTACGACAAGGATTTCAAACATATGTACCGCGCCTGACGGAATCGGGGTTGAGGCCCGGATGTTCCGTGCGGTATAGGTGATGGCATGTCCGAACAACAAGCGGCAGGCGACCGCTGAACACGCCACCGGACCCATGAAGACATCCAAGCCCATCCTTTCGTCCCTGGTCTGGCTCTATCTGGTTTGCATCGGCGCGGCCACCGTATTGATGTACGCGCTGGGCGATCGTTGGTGGCCGGCCACGCTGCTGCTCTTCGGCCCCCGGTGGGTCCTGGGGCTGCCGCTTCTCCTGCTCATCCCCCTGGCGCTATGGCGCAGGCGGTTCCTGCTGCTTCCCCTCGGTTTGTCTCTGGGGATTCTGGTGTGGCCGCTGCTCGGCTGGAACATGGTTCTGAGCACGCCAAAGGCTGTTCCCGGACCCAGGGTGCGAATCCTTTCCTTGAACACCAACGATGGCCGTATCGATCGGGACGCACTGGCAGGGCTGATAGAGGCGCTGAGCATCGACGTCGTGTCCCTGCAGGAACTGCCGAAGTGGTTCGCGCTGCCCATTCTTGAGGGCTGGCATACTCGAAGGCAGGCCGGGGTGGCCATCTATTCCCGCTACCCGCTCGAACGTGGCAGGAGCGTCGTGACCGCCCATCCGCCGCATCTGAACAAACGGCTGAGCGGACTGAGTGCGGTCGTGGATGCGCCCCAGGGCAGATTCCTTTTTTGCGCCGTGCATCTCCCGAGTGCTCGCTATGGCCTCCAGAATGTCGTCAGTCGCGGTTTGGGTGTGGACCCGGCCAAAGCGGCCCTGCTCCGGGACGAAACTTTGGGGCGTGAGCACGCCTCCAGGCTGGTGGCGTCACTGGCAGCGTCGGCCTCACTGCCCGTGATCGTGGCCGGGGACTTCAACATGCCCCGGCAGAGCCGTATTTTCAGGGATGTCTGGGGCGGGTTCCACGACGCATTTGCCGAGACCTGCGGCGGGTATGGGTGGACATTCTACGACAACTACAAGGGCATTCCCGTCAGGCTGCCCATCGATCACGTCGTGTCCGCCAATGGCGCTGTTCCCCTGGATTTCCTTGTCGGTCCGGATGTCTATTCGGACCACCGACCAATTATCGCCGATGTTGGCCTGCCCCCGGCAGAGTAG is a genomic window of uncultured Pseudodesulfovibrio sp. containing:
- a CDS encoding endonuclease/exonuclease/phosphatase family protein, producing MKTSKPILSSLVWLYLVCIGAATVLMYALGDRWWPATLLLFGPRWVLGLPLLLLIPLALWRRRFLLLPLGLSLGILVWPLLGWNMVLSTPKAVPGPRVRILSLNTNDGRIDRDALAGLIEALSIDVVSLQELPKWFALPILEGWHTRRQAGVAIYSRYPLERGRSVVTAHPPHLNKRLSGLSAVVDAPQGRFLFCAVHLPSARYGLQNVVSRGLGVDPAKAALLRDETLGREHASRLVASLAASASLPVIVAGDFNMPRQSRIFRDVWGGFHDAFAETCGGYGWTFYDNYKGIPVRLPIDHVVSANGAVPLDFLVGPDVYSDHRPIIADVGLPPAE